In Silene latifolia isolate original U9 population chromosome 3, ASM4854445v1, whole genome shotgun sequence, a single window of DNA contains:
- the LOC141649143 gene encoding protein FAR1-RELATED SEQUENCE 2-like: protein MDSFETCCTIKKLLPPVVDSISPRKACIRNLHSNNFQASFKGSQATCYTCGVGDKEKDKTYPILYTDIIDQVRNKTYKVGFKKDDVSVVCTCKKFERHGMLCRHALCVFKDRGIQKVPSDYLLSRWSKLATCQPIVGPNGQFLADCTSMDVQKNKVGELWSELFTCVALVEQSSGHCDELLGILREFKERVKITPDESGNTGFAKVKDKNAEIGMLLGTSIPSEIKVLPPRQCKNKGSGKRLISQRERAGEVNKKALRKCRACGEMANHDKRGNCDRRTTDNE from the coding sequence ATGGACTCATTCGAAACTTGTTGCACAATCAAAAAACTCCTTCCCCCAGTTGTCGACTCCATTAGccctagaaaagcatgcatcAGAAATCTACACTCCAACAATTTTCAAGCGAGTTTCAAAGGAAGTCAAGCGACTTGCTATACATGTGGTGTTGgggataaagaaaaagataaaaccTATCCAATTCTATACACAGATATCATAGATCAAGTTCGAAATAAAACGTATAAGGTTGGTTTTAAGAAGGATGATGTTTCAGTGGTATGCACTtgcaagaagtttgaaagacATGGAATGCTCTGTCGACATGCTCTGTGTGTCTTTAAAGACCGGGGAATTCAGAAAGTTCCAAGTGACTACCTGCTTAGTCGGTGGAGCAAACTAGCAACCTGTCAGCCAATCGTCGGCCCTAATGGCCAGTTTCTTGCTGATTGTACATCAATGGATGTACAGAAAAACAAAGTTGGCGAGTTATGGTCAGAGTTGTTTACTTGTGTGGCACTTGTTGAACAGAGTTCTGGGCATTGTGATGAGTTACTTGGGATTTTGCGTGAGTTCAAGGAAAGGGTAAAAATTACCCCTGATGAAAGTGGAAATACTGGTTTTGCAAAGGTAAAGGACAAGAATGCTGAAATTGGGATGCTTTTAGGAACAAGCATCCCTAGTGAGATTAAGGTTTTGCCTCCAAGGCAGTGCAAAAACAAAGGGTCGGGAAAAAGGCTGATCTCACAAAGAGAACGAGCTGGGGAAGTGAACAAGAAAGCGCTAAGAAAATGCAGGGCCTGTGGGGAGATGGCGAACCACGACAAAAGAGGGAATTGTGACCGAAGGACAACCGACAATGAGTAG